The following coding sequences lie in one Micromonospora sp. R77 genomic window:
- a CDS encoding DinB family protein gives MADAHTARTDEQPTPQFAWSNMFVTPEADPRSAGGFSDERSMLVGYLRDYRLTLELKCADLTAEQLARRSVPPSKMSLLGLVRHLAEVERFWFRRVLAGQDVPKRYSPEGERDGAFDDAVGEPAVVEEAWRAWRAEVAFADELVAATADLGFRAAMSDGTEISLRELLLHMVEEYARHCGHADLLRERIDGRVGQ, from the coding sequence ATGGCCGACGCACACACCGCCCGGACGGACGAACAGCCCACGCCGCAGTTCGCCTGGTCCAACATGTTCGTCACGCCGGAGGCCGACCCGCGGTCGGCGGGCGGCTTTTCTGACGAGCGGTCGATGCTCGTCGGATACCTGCGCGACTATCGCCTGACTCTCGAACTCAAGTGTGCGGATCTGACCGCCGAGCAGCTGGCCCGGCGATCCGTGCCGCCGTCGAAGATGTCGCTGCTCGGTCTGGTGCGTCACCTGGCCGAGGTCGAGCGCTTCTGGTTCCGGCGGGTGCTCGCCGGTCAGGACGTACCGAAGCGCTATTCACCGGAGGGCGAGCGGGACGGCGCGTTCGACGACGCGGTGGGTGAGCCGGCGGTGGTCGAGGAGGCGTGGCGTGCCTGGCGGGCCGAGGTCGCGTTCGCGGACGAGTTGGTCGCCGCGACGGCCGATCTCGGCTTCCGGGCGGCGATGTCCGACGGTACGGAGATCTCGCTGCGCGAGCTGCTGCTGCACATGGTCGAGGAGTACGCCCGGCACTGCGGTCACGCCGACCTGCTGCGGGAGCGCATCGACGGACGGGTCGGCCAGTGA
- a CDS encoding tetratricopeptide repeat protein, whose amino-acid sequence MGVTDRIERARELYESAVFGGDSQALSTADRILDAVEADLLLARGRVLHARFLADKAEDPRELALFERAAELYRQLGDVRGEGEALFWVGCLHQVIREDDAAAAAAFARARELATRASDRMTLSYVLRHLAFLDRAAGQLDEARRLMEESTALRREIGFRPGVAANLVALGYLAAEAGHPERAHDLIDEAAAVAEEVGADGILAWVAEARNNLRPA is encoded by the coding sequence ATGGGTGTGACGGACCGGATCGAGCGGGCCAGGGAGCTCTACGAGAGCGCGGTGTTCGGGGGCGACAGTCAAGCCCTGTCCACCGCCGACCGGATTCTCGACGCCGTGGAGGCGGATCTCCTGCTCGCCCGCGGGCGGGTGCTGCACGCCCGTTTCCTGGCCGACAAGGCGGAGGACCCGCGGGAGCTGGCGCTGTTCGAGCGGGCCGCCGAGTTGTACCGGCAGTTGGGTGATGTGCGCGGCGAGGGCGAGGCGCTGTTCTGGGTGGGCTGTCTCCACCAGGTCATCCGGGAGGACGACGCCGCCGCTGCTGCGGCTTTCGCCCGGGCCCGCGAGCTGGCCACCCGTGCCAGCGATCGGATGACCCTGTCGTACGTGCTGCGGCACCTCGCCTTCCTCGACCGGGCCGCCGGTCAACTGGACGAGGCCAGGCGGCTGATGGAGGAGTCCACCGCCCTGCGCCGGGAGATCGGGTTCCGGCCCGGCGTGGCCGCGAATCTCGTGGCGCTCGGCTACCTGGCGGCTGAAGCGGGTCACCCCGAGCGGGCCCACGACCTGATCGACGAGGCGGCGGCCGTCGCCGAGGAGGTGGGCGCCGACGGCATCCTGGCCTGGGTGGCGGAGGCCCGCAACAATCTCCGACCCGCCTGA
- the nfi gene encoding deoxyribonuclease V (cleaves DNA at apurinic or apyrimidinic sites), whose amino-acid sequence MSAAAQESPRFVVPGSVAEALRVQDELRPLVDRAGPGPTAPATVAGLDVAYAESGDRLAAAVTVLDAATLAVVDEAVSVGRPAFDYVPGLFAFRELPALLAALDRLTVHPDLLVCDGHGLAHPRRFGLACHLGVVTGLPAIGVGKTLLVGTWDGPGPRRGDSAALRDGDEVVGRVLRTRDGVKPVFVSVGHRMSLANAVDRVLALTPRYRLPETTRTADRLCRAALAARPG is encoded by the coding sequence CTGTCCGCTGCCGCCCAGGAATCACCCCGCTTCGTGGTACCCGGGAGCGTGGCGGAGGCGCTGCGCGTACAGGACGAGTTGCGGCCGCTGGTGGACCGGGCCGGGCCGGGACCGACCGCGCCCGCGACGGTGGCCGGCCTCGACGTCGCGTACGCGGAGAGCGGTGACCGGCTCGCGGCGGCCGTCACCGTGCTGGACGCGGCGACCCTCGCGGTGGTCGACGAGGCGGTGAGCGTCGGTCGGCCCGCCTTCGACTACGTGCCGGGGCTCTTCGCGTTCCGCGAGCTGCCGGCGCTGCTGGCCGCCCTGGACCGGCTGACCGTCCACCCCGACCTGCTGGTCTGCGACGGGCACGGGTTGGCCCACCCGCGGCGTTTCGGGCTGGCCTGCCACCTCGGCGTGGTCACCGGGCTGCCGGCGATCGGGGTGGGCAAGACCCTGCTGGTGGGCACCTGGGACGGGCCGGGGCCGCGCCGGGGCGACTCGGCGGCACTGCGGGACGGTGACGAGGTGGTCGGGCGGGTGCTGCGTACCCGGGACGGGGTGAAGCCGGTCTTCGTCAGCGTGGGGCACCGGATGAGTCTGGCGAACGCCGTCGACCGGGTGCTGGCGTTGACCCCGCGCTACCGGCTGCCGGAGACCACCCGTACCGCCGACCGGCTCTGCCGGGCCGCCCTGGCCGCCCGACCCGGCTGA